One window of the Mytilus galloprovincialis chromosome 14, xbMytGall1.hap1.1, whole genome shotgun sequence genome contains the following:
- the LOC143059549 gene encoding uncharacterized protein LOC143059549 isoform X3, with protein MMKKLALNLLKSADEKLKSLGSKHHHGNKTSGQQIRGSKSSLASNTESINQQQTQTNKAQPPPTPTPSIESSQLETVAGQIHLISIVETVAGQIHLISKVETVADIHRSEPSLNESVNITGTDTPDDVIMADRRPQRAGRNDNKNQVTQDAKRRSRSEGRSKGRSSSNKKDGNSTKGRSGSYSKEPVDQQSRHSLYNEPQSDEGGFPDIKTSSSDSEETLQKKWIRNPNMVKQAGKKEKRKSLGNNLENGYHGRPNYLDLQGNKENVDRGSQKDKFKRLEEMRNKRVDLMVTSDEELNSPEFRISRLRQRALQGAKLSSKLPERLDEFDLQKIHLERLAADIHQNKENESSSTSEQITLRPIGPGQGSFSSQFIQGNVNKHPADTRFTQDHHSNQNINIQTSNKVGQGQGPYRKIPKQESNFSNYNPQPTDVNYYQGKPQPMTYYQGKPNQGPNGEFTWNFKNNNLQQSGYYGNQDNNSHVKSSYNDSKPYQEIPVKKLIEKGRTKRKSHSDDSLDELIESNIQYLESEMESGKLKKISASQPRMFPTQQSDIYNKVEKRRSTSLDSTKAPRESAFQNEVKLRLQIPSSKEQQSDTHSIQSSQYDRLSYSTSESSTPPTAYTLPPSQEYIFQNSVPKVERKFQSASHSPYLPRRSTAELSNDMSKSDSQLNWGESGMNYANTFRTPNYFPEQNPNYYPPQKFPQSNQIPNIMSLSASAVEGGMFSDVDYDIEVTDRIKKWEKFMKKKSTPPTSTESKSPVPLTTIMESEGGIPDSWMPKVPPSVVSSISVTVTKSVAHQPQPQRQTATAPVQMEPKVQSAETNAHRLFRVVQQPKIEQENIRTTYEPVNIQKRAKVIRRSSSKESDGDKGQGDVIEENTTKVWPPTPKNMEVEEVKQSRLSRFEEELSELQEIKSESVRDLRRKFNSDASGNESTDVTENTTPLISTPLRQRRQYKFMGNTAPNIEIQNPVQVEKVSSIKIQKSQSLPRTNIHSTSQTGTNSDVWSPKLESGQGPVSIERVKARTLQTIPFHEDPFWKQIEQMTSFDDLVAAQNVDGRKTFVVRNSQAFQFPVQELSQLDRSQELSPPVSQTRSCTSYAPTIVTSTRPVQTSSTTIQPKPKVFHTPTIQPLKLAVAAKSSIEALDEVLDDIRSSLQKKTPAPQKNQAVDSSASSSSVQSPNVPKNIVRNIPIEKMKQNNIQTNAGQNVSQKYFDQQRNLMATQQQKQINNPQQNVQWIYPTYQQVAHSQMKSQPNKGQQGINQVHQSSQIPNQMHPSSQIPNQMHTSSQIPNQMHPSSQIPNQVHQIPFTQNTSHSNWKGQNIYPSSNQQNQNINQSNQFNQNINQSNQNMMFYQNNQQIPINPDITQFPYIINGNYQLDPSVLKERLMNTGLAFDQQSETDDTRSQKSVASSFAETEKQFNQSIEDLQNLARDVEDKLSQIKCKIVDADENRLDSILSALRKFAPTEPIKTPPNIHTKEEQDRQRAKLNEALTELDRIYYGLHLDDPKLSEPTMDSMSHSQTLPSHGQHIPPAQMRRNKSDSGFGHFQEDSAAQIDHQTQREFDDITKSFQTLLDEVSKDETPSKPSQHAAEIETTIESFLDEFRKNSDNTADKNISQKFESKLKDAKMAAKPNTCRDVQKSEVFTVSSGSFSALVGVKNKKNENNQQKTNFRNTQTNTVSNYHGPVTVKPKTAKDFAQKSKPASGFKQKVKTTSNSEPKVVSSTANIKLVSPQREIKVIKTSGSESEDVSDSHIVRKAKRNVNLQHRKSMPACMIQRTVETQTLEPSSPPVAVLRKNFQSKDRQSREGSESSESSAESRRARRKTITKGIALLMEFFSSSEDERREKSKLDHSTSAPDLRYIGCEKMTKSTSDNDKFKSKGKHSKQKHGTKTKNRSSYIKFDNVDDKIDDFYVTSTTSDDNVQSTHGSKPPKHPKRKQSATSPDKVDEDKIVKEAEEGNPSNVERFNKTDCVIRRKKREDSEEQERPHSFHELLAAFEPNPLTKKKLRKCSSAEAMLQDTTPINKIFTSDPDLRKDSEFNSGESAGVKLEQEVKDTAV; from the exons AGTGCTGATGAGAAACTTAAAAGTCTAGGCTCTAAACATCACCATGGTAACAAGACATCAGGACAGCAGATAAGGGGATCAAAATCTAGCCTAGCATCAAATACAGAGTCTATAAACCAACAACAAACTCAGACAAACAAAGCACAGCCACCGCCAACACCTACACCCTCTATAGAATCGTCTCAACTAGAAACTGTAGCAGGTCAGATTCACCTTATATCTATAGTAGAAACAGTAGCAGGTCAGATTCACCTTATATCTAAAGTAGAAACAGTAGCAG ATATCCACCGTTCTGAGCCATCTTTAAATGAGTCTGTAAATATTACGGGAACAGACACTCCTGATGATGTCATCATGGCAGACAGACGACCTCAGAGGGCAGGTCGCAACGACAATAAAAACCAGGTGACACAGGATGCCAAAAGGAGGTCCAGAAGTGAGGGTAGATCAAAGGGACGTAGCTCTAGTAACAAAAAAGATGGGAACAGTACAAAGGGAAGGAGTGGAAGTTATAGCAAGGAACCAGTTGATCAGCAGAGCAGACATTCATTGTATAATGAGCCTCAATCAGATGAAGGGGGTTTCCCAGACATTAAAACAAGTTCAAGCGATTCGGAAGAAACACTTCAGAAAAAATGGATAAGAAATCCTAATATGGTTAAACAGGCTGggaaaaaggaaaaaagaaaatcactcggaaataatttagaaaacgGGTATCATGGAAGACCAAATTACCTTGACCTTCAGGGAAATAAGGAAAATGTTGATCGGGGCTCACAAAAGGATAAATTTAAAAGATTGGAAGAAATGAGGAATAAACGAGTTGACCTAATGGTGACCTCAGATGAAGAACTCAATTCCCCAGAATTCAGGATTTCCAGATTACGTCAGCGAGCTTTACAAGGAGCTAAATTATCATCAAAACTGCCGGAGAGACTGGATGAATTTGATTTACAGAAAATTCATTTG gaAAGGCTTGCAGCCGACATTcatcaaaacaaagaaaatgaatcTTCATCCACGTCTGAACAAATTACATTACGACCTATTGGTCCAGGTCAGGGCAGTTTTTCATCACAGTTCATACAAGGCAATGTAAATAAACATCCAGCTGACACTAGATTCACTCAGGATCACCATAGTAACCAAAATATCAACATTCAGACTTCAAATAAAGTGGGTCAAGGACAAGGACCATATAGAAAAATACCGAAACAGGAATCAAACTTTTCTAATTATAATCCGCAGCCGACCGATGTAAATTACTACCAAGGAAAGCCGCAGCCAATGACTTATTATCAAGGGAAACCAAACCAAGGACCTAACGGGGAATTCACAtggaatttcaaaaataataatttacaacAAAGTGGTTACTATGGAAACCAAGATAACAATAGTCATGTGAAATCAAGTTATAATGATTCTAAGCCATATCAAGAAATTCCTGTAAAAAAGTTGATTGAGAAAGGGAGAACGAAACGTAAATCTCACAGTGATGACTCACTCGATGAGTTGATCGAGTCAAACATTCAATATCTAGAAAGTGAAATGGAAAGTGGGAAATTAAAAAAGATTTCTGCTAGTCAACCGCGAATGTTTCCAACACAACAAAGTGATATATATAACAAGGTTGAAAAACGAAGGTCAACTTCTTTAGACAGTACAAAGGCCCCACGAGAAAGTGCTTTTCAAAATGAAGTCAAATTACGACTACAAATACCGTCATCTAAAGAACAACAGTCTGATACTCATAGCATACAGTCAAGTCAGTACGATAGGTTATCATATAGTACGTCAGAATCTAGTACTCCGCCCACTGCTTACACCTTAccgccaagtcaggaatatatatTCCAAAATAGTGTACCGAAAGTTGAAAGAAAATTCCAATCTGCTTCTCATAGTCCTTATCTTCCGAGAAGATCAACAGCTGAACTTTCAAATGATATGTCGAAATCTGATAGTCAGTTAAATTGGGGAGAATCTGGGATGAATTATGCAAATACATTCAGAACACCCAACTATTTCCCTGAGCAGAACCCCAATTATTATCCACCACAAAAGTTTCCGCAGTCAAATCAAATTCCTAATATAATGAGTCTCTCAGCATCAGCTGTAGAGGGGGGAATGTTCTCAGATGTGGACTATGATATTGAAGTGACAGACCGAATTAAAAAATGggaaaaatttatgaaaaagaaaAGCACTCCTCCAACATCAACTGAATCTAAATCACCTGTTCCCTTGACAACCATTATGGAATCAGAAGGAGGCATACCTGATTCATGGATGCCGAAAGTGCCCCCTAGTGTTGTATCTTCAATATCTGTTACAGTTACAAAATCTGTGGCTCATCAACCACAGCCACAGAGACAGACGGCTACAGCCCCTGTACAAATGGAACCTAAAGTACAGTCTGCAGAAACAAATGCTCATCGTTTGTTTAGGGTTGTCCAACAACCAAAAATAGAACAAGAAAATATAAGGACAACTTATGAACCGGTAAATATTCAAAAAAGAGCAAAAGTTATccgaaggtcaagttcaaaagAGTCAGATGGAGACAAAGGTCAAGGTGATGTCATTGAAGAGAATACAACAAAAGTTTGGCCACCGACTCCAAAAAACATGGAGGTGGAAGAAGTGAAACAATCTCGTCTGTCAAGGTTTGAGGAGGAGTTATCAGAATTACAGGAAATTAAAAGTGAATCTGTGAGAGATCTCCGTAGAAAGTTTAATTCTGACGCTAGTGGTAACGAGAGCACTGACGTTACAGAGAATACAACTCCACTCATATCTACACCCTTACGTCAAAGAAGACAGTATAAATTCATGGGAAATACTGCTCCAAATATAGAGATACAAAATCCTGTGCAGGTGGAGAAAGTATCCTCTATAAAAATACAGAAATCACAATCATTACCGAGGACAAATATACACAGTACATCACAAACTGGTACAAACTCTGATGTCTGGTCGCCTAAGCTCGAGAGTGGTCAGGGACCAGTCAGTATAGAACGTGTTAAAGCTAGAACATTACAAACTATACCGTTCCATGAAGATCCGTTCTGGAAACAGATAGAGCAAATGACAAGCTTTGATGATCTGGTCGCTGCTCAGAATGTAGATGGTAGGAAAACATTTGTTGTAAGGAACAGTCAAGCTTTCCAGTTTCCTGTACAAGAGTTGTCTCAACTTGACAGATCACAAGAGTTGTCTCCACCTGTTAGTCAAACCCGCTCATGCACATCCTATGCTCCAACAATTGTAACTTCTACTCGACCTGTTCAAACATCTTCTACAACCATTCAACCGAAACCAAAAGTCTTTCATACTCCAACAATTCAGCCACTTAAATTGGCTGTGGCTGCTAAAAGTAGCATTGAGGCTCTAGATGAAGTACTTGATGATATACGATCTTCTTTACAGAAGAAAACACCAGCACCACAGAAAAATCAGGCTGTAGATAGCTCAGCTTCTTCATCCTCCGTCCAATCGCCAAATGTGCCAAAAAATATCGTTAGAAATATACCAATTGAAAAAATGAAGCAAAATAATATCCAAACAAATGCTGGTCAAAATGTCAGTCAGAAATATTTTGATCAACAGAGAAATCTAATGGCCACTCAGCAACAAAAGCAGATAAATAATCCTCAACAAAATGTTCAGTGGATTTACCCAACTTATCAACAGGTGGCACATTCTCAAATGAAAAGTCAGCCTAACAAAGGTCAACAAGGGATAAATCAGGTGCACCAAAGTTCACAGATACCAAATCAGATGCACCCAAGTTCACAGATACCAAATCAAATGCACACTAGTTCCCAGATACCAAATCAGATGCACCCAAGTTCACAGATACCAAACCAGGTGCATCAGATACCATTTACTCAGAACACATCACATTCAAATTGGAAAGGGCAAAACATTTATCCATCATCAAATCAACAGAATCAaaatattaaccaatcaaatcaatttaatcaaaatattaaccaatcaaatcaaaatatgatgttttatcaaaataatcaaCAAATTCCAATTAATCCAGACATAACACAATTTCCTTATATAATAAATGGAAATTATCAGCTTGATCCATCAGTATTGAAAGAGAGGCTAATGAACACGGGGTTGGCGTTTGACCAACAATCAGAAACGGATGATACTCGAAGTCAGAAATCTGTGGCGTCGAGTTTTGCTGAAACTGAAAAACAATTCAACCAATCAATAGAAGATTTACAAAACTTGGCTCGGGATGTGGAAGATAAGTTGTCCCAGATTAAATGTAAAATTGTTGATGCGGACGAAAATAGATTGGATTCCATTTTATCTGCACTCAGGAAATTTGCGCCAACAGAACCTATAAAAACTCCCCCTAATATCCATACCAAGGAAGAACAAGACCGACAAAGGGCCAAGTTAAATGAGGCGTTGACTGAACTTGACAGGATATATTATGGTCTACATCTAGACGATCCAAAACTATCTGAACCAACAATGGACTCTATGAGTCACAGTCAGACTTTACCTTCCCACGGACAACATATACCCCCTGCACAGATGCGTAGAAATAAATCAGATTCTGGTTTTGGACATTTTCAAGAAGACTCTGCAGCACAGATTGATCATCAAACGCAGAGAGAATTTGATGACATCACAAAGTCATTTCAGACATTGTTAGACGAAGTTTCGAAAGATGAGACGCCATCTAAACCTTCCCAGCATGCAGCAGAGATTGAAACCACTATTGAGTCCTTTCTTGATGAATTTCGTAAAAATTCTGATAACACGGCTGATAAAAACATCAGTCAAAAGTTTGAGAGTAAATTGAAAGATGCTAAAATGGCTGCCAAGCCAAACACATGTCGTGATGTTCAAAAGTCGGAAGTGTTTACTGTTAGTTCAGGCTCTTTTTCAGCATTAGTTggtgtgaaaaataaaaagaatgaaaacaaccaacaaaaaacaaactttagAAATACACAAACAAACACTGTATCAAATTATCATGGGCCTGTAACAGTAAAACCTAAGACTGCTAAAGATTTTGCTCAGAAATCAAAACCTGCTTCTGGATTTAAGCAGAAAGTGAAAACAACATCAAATTCTGAGCCAAAAGTTGTTAGTAGTACAGCAAATATTAAGTTAGTAAGTCCACAAAGGGAGATAAAAGTAATTAAGACAAGTGGCAGTGAGTCAGAGGACGTGTCTGATAGTCATATTGTACGTAAAGCTAAACGTAATGTCAATCTCCAACACAGGAAGTCAATGCCAGCGTGTATGATTCAACGTACAGTAGAAACACAAACACTTGAACCTTCGTCTCCTCCTGTAGCGGTCCTTCGTAAAAACTTTCAGTCTAAGGATAGACAATCGAGAGAAGGTTCAGAATCAAGTGAGAGCTCCGCAGAGTCGAGAAGAGCTCGTAGAAAGACAATAACAAAAGGAATAGCTCTACTCATGGAGTTCTTTAGTTCTAGTGAAGATGAGCGAAGAGAGAAGTCTAAACTGGATCACTCAACAAGTGCCCCTGACTTACGCTACATTGGTTgtgaaaaaatgacaaaatctacAAGTGACaatgataaatttaaaagtaaaggTAAACATAGTAAACAGAAACATGGAACGAAAACTAAGAATCGATCTTCATATATCAAGTTTGACAATGTTGATGATAAAATAGATGACTTTTACGTAACTTCAACAACATCTGATGATAATGTGCAATCAACACATGGATCAAAACCTCCGAAGCATCCAAAACGTAAACAGTCTGCCACCAGTCCAGACAAAGTTGATGAAGATAAAATAGTTAAAGAAGCTGAGGAAGGAAATCCATCAAATGTAGAACGTTTTAATAAAACGGATTGTGTCATTCGGAGAAAAAAACGTGAGGACAGTGAGGAACAAGAAAGACCTCACAGTTTTCATGAACTACTTGCAGCATTTGAACCAAATCCTTTAACAAAGAAGAAATTAAGGAAATGTTCCTCTGCAGAAGCCATGCTGCAAGATACTACGCccattaataaaatatttacatctgATCCAGATTTAAGAAAGGACTCTGAATTCAATAGTGGTGAATCTGCTGGGGTGAAACTAGAACAGGAAGTGAAGGATACTGCTGTATGA